One segment of Pan paniscus chromosome 20, NHGRI_mPanPan1-v2.0_pri, whole genome shotgun sequence DNA contains the following:
- the RETN gene encoding resistin translates to MKALCLLLLPVLGLLVSSKTLCSMEEAINERILEVAGSLIFRAIRSIGLECQSVTSRGDLATCPRGFAVTGCTCGSACGSWDVRAETTCHCQCAGMDWTGARCCRVQP, encoded by the exons ATGAAAGctctctgtctcctcctcctccctgtcctGGGGCTGTTGGTGTCTAGCAAGACCCTGTGCTCCATGGAAGAAGCCATCAATGAGAGGATCCTGGAGGTCGCCGGCTCCCTAA TATTTAGGGCAATAAGGAGCATTGGCCTGGAGTGCCAGAGCGTCACCTCCAGGGGGGACCTGGCTACTTGCCCCCGAG GCTTCGCCGTCACCGGCTGCACTTGTGGCTCCGCCTGTGGCTCGTGGGATGTGCGCGCCGAGACCACATGTCACTGCCAGTGCGCGGGCATGGACTGGACCGGAGCGCGCTGCTGTCGTGTGCAGCCCTGA